One Methylosinus sp. C49 DNA segment encodes these proteins:
- a CDS encoding co-chaperone YbbN, whose product MAGELTAQDDARTTETTTESFRADVLEASLRQPVLVDFWAPWCEPCKQLAPALERAVKAAGGRVKLVKMNIDQHPEVAGQLGVKSIPAVVAFQRGRPADGFVGALPEKQLRGFIERLAGPLEDEGTDDFLTAEALIGEGQLEAAEAILAQLVARQPPYTKAAAELVRLYVEQERLADAQALLDGLPDPIRADSLVAAAAASLENALAASDLGEIDELHKRVAFDPDDLQARFDLALALNAKGKRDEAATALLDIIRKDRSWSDDGARKQLIQFFDAWGPLDKATIGARRRLSSLLFS is encoded by the coding sequence ATGGCGGGGGAACTGACGGCGCAAGACGACGCCCGAACGACCGAGACGACGACGGAGAGCTTCCGCGCCGACGTCCTCGAGGCGTCGCTGCGCCAGCCCGTGCTCGTCGATTTTTGGGCTCCCTGGTGCGAGCCCTGCAAGCAGCTGGCCCCTGCCCTCGAGCGCGCAGTGAAGGCCGCCGGCGGGCGCGTGAAGCTCGTCAAGATGAACATCGACCAGCATCCAGAGGTCGCCGGACAGCTCGGCGTCAAATCCATTCCGGCGGTCGTCGCCTTTCAGCGCGGCCGGCCGGCCGACGGCTTTGTCGGCGCGCTGCCGGAGAAGCAGCTGCGCGGCTTCATCGAGCGCCTCGCCGGCCCGCTCGAGGACGAGGGAACCGACGACTTCCTCACCGCCGAGGCGCTGATCGGCGAGGGCCAGCTCGAGGCCGCCGAGGCGATCTTGGCTCAGCTCGTCGCGCGCCAGCCCCCTTACACGAAAGCGGCGGCCGAGCTCGTCCGCCTCTATGTCGAGCAGGAGCGCCTCGCCGACGCGCAAGCGCTGCTCGACGGACTGCCCGACCCGATCCGCGCCGACTCTCTGGTCGCCGCTGCGGCGGCGTCGCTCGAAAATGCGCTCGCCGCCTCCGATCTCGGCGAGATCGACGAGCTGCACAAGCGCGTCGCCTTCGATCCCGACGATCTGCAGGCGCGCTTCGATCTCGCCCTCGCGCTCAACGCCAAAGGCAAGCGCGACGAGGCCGCAACCGCGCTCCTTGACATCATCCGAAAGGACCGTAGTTGGAGCGACGACGGGGCGAGGAAGCAGCTCATCCAGTTCTTCGACGCCTGGGGACCGCTCGACAAAGCGACCATAGGCGCCAGGCGACGCCTGTCGTCGCTGCTGTTCTCATGA
- a CDS encoding LON peptidase substrate-binding domain-containing protein has translation MSVNQPYKDTSALPIVIPVFPLTRALLLPRGELPLNIFEPRYLAMVDDAIASQRVIGMIQPLPGQDEREQAPALHKIGCAGRITRFSETGDGRYLISLTGIARFRIEEEVPTALAYRSCRVSYDDFLVDLEPGAGEDNVDRTGMIRMLREFADGSQLDVDWTSIDAAPNEALVNALAMMSPFGASEKQALLEAVDLRSRAEILVALAELDLAQNSDDPPQFH, from the coding sequence ATGAGCGTCAATCAACCCTATAAAGACACGAGCGCCCTGCCTATCGTCATCCCGGTATTTCCGCTGACGCGCGCGCTGCTGCTGCCGCGCGGCGAGCTGCCGCTCAACATATTCGAGCCGCGCTATCTGGCCATGGTCGACGACGCCATCGCCTCGCAGCGCGTCATCGGCATGATCCAGCCGCTGCCCGGCCAGGACGAGCGCGAGCAGGCGCCCGCGCTGCACAAGATCGGCTGCGCCGGCCGCATCACGCGCTTCTCCGAGACCGGCGACGGTCGCTATCTCATCTCGCTCACCGGCATAGCGCGCTTCCGCATAGAGGAGGAGGTGCCGACGGCGCTGGCCTATCGCAGCTGCCGGGTCAGCTACGACGATTTCCTCGTCGATCTCGAGCCCGGCGCCGGCGAGGACAATGTGGATCGCACCGGAATGATCCGCATGCTGCGCGAGTTCGCCGACGGCTCGCAGCTCGACGTCGACTGGACCAGCATAGACGCCGCCCCCAATGAGGCGCTGGTCAATGCGCTGGCCATGATGAGCCCCTTCGGCGCCAGCGAGAAGCAGGCGCTGCTGGAGGCGGTCGACCTTCGCTCGCGCGCCGAGATTCTGGTCGCGCTGGCCGAGCTCGATCTGGCGCAGAACAGTGACGATCCGCCGCAATTTCATTAG
- a CDS encoding Trm112 family protein, with protein MSDKSDKPAHEGEDASAATKVDPRLLEILVCPLTKSTLEYDSERQELISRSARLAYPIRDGIPIMLPEEARPVD; from the coding sequence ATGAGCGACAAATCCGATAAGCCCGCGCATGAAGGCGAGGACGCATCCGCGGCGACCAAAGTCGATCCGCGCCTGCTCGAGATTCTGGTCTGCCCGCTCACCAAATCGACGCTCGAATACGACTCCGAGCGCCAGGAGCTGATCTCCCGCTCCGCGCGGCTCGCCTATCCGATCCGCGACGGCATTCCCATCATGCTGCCGGAGGAGGCCAGACCGGTCGACTGA
- a CDS encoding acyl-CoA thioesterase II translates to MDALNPARELLALLDLEPIGPDAYRGYSRCKNSRVYGGQVVGQALVAAQRSAPADRPAHSLHAYFLLAGDPREPIDFFVTRLRDGKSFTTRRCEAKQRGRTIFSMEASFHVEEPGLEHAVSAPEAPPPETLPTKNALAERFADFLPLAASQCIAGSPSVDIRVIDPSAFFLNNAAADARQFIWFKIAERIDDEIAVHQALLAYLSDMTLLNTALVRHGRSIFDERLQVASLDHALWFHRPFRADEWLLYTQDSPTAAGARTLTRGMIFSSDGRLVASVAQEGLIRDHSSETRAAD, encoded by the coding sequence ATGGACGCGCTCAACCCCGCGCGCGAGCTGCTCGCGCTTCTCGATCTCGAGCCGATCGGCCCGGACGCCTACCGTGGCTACAGCCGGTGCAAGAATTCGCGCGTCTATGGCGGGCAGGTGGTGGGCCAGGCGCTGGTCGCCGCGCAGCGCAGCGCGCCGGCCGACCGCCCCGCCCATTCCCTGCACGCCTATTTCCTGCTCGCCGGCGACCCGCGCGAGCCGATCGACTTCTTCGTCACCCGGCTGCGCGACGGCAAGAGCTTCACCACGCGGCGCTGCGAGGCGAAGCAGCGCGGGCGGACCATTTTCTCGATGGAGGCCTCGTTCCATGTCGAGGAGCCGGGCCTCGAGCACGCCGTTTCCGCGCCGGAGGCGCCGCCGCCCGAGACTCTGCCGACGAAAAACGCGCTGGCCGAGCGTTTCGCCGATTTTCTGCCACTGGCCGCCTCGCAATGCATCGCCGGGTCGCCGTCGGTCGATATACGCGTAATCGATCCGAGCGCCTTTTTTTTGAACAATGCTGCGGCGGACGCTCGACAATTCATCTGGTTCAAAATCGCCGAGCGCATCGACGACGAGATCGCCGTTCATCAGGCGCTGCTCGCCTATCTTTCCGACATGACGCTGCTCAACACGGCGCTGGTGCGGCACGGCCGCTCTATCTTCGACGAGCGGCTGCAGGTCGCGAGCCTCGATCACGCTTTATGGTTCCATCGCCCGTTCCGCGCCGACGAATGGCTGCTCTACACGCAGGACAGCCCGACCGCCGCCGGCGCGCGCACGCTCACGCGGGGAATGATTTTCTCCTCGGACGGGCGCCTTGTCGCCTCTGTGGCGCAGGAAGGCCTGATCCGCGATCACTCATCCGAAACTCGAGCAGCTGATTGA
- a CDS encoding P-II family nitrogen regulator translates to MKIVTAIIKPFKLDEVRDALTNIGVHGLTVTEVKGYGRQKGHTEIYRGAEYAVSFLPKLKIEVAVTSELVAKAIEAITTAAHTGQIGDGKIFVLPLEQTIRIRTGERDADAL, encoded by the coding sequence ATGAAAATCGTGACAGCGATCATCAAGCCCTTCAAGCTCGATGAGGTCCGTGACGCGCTGACGAACATCGGCGTCCACGGTCTCACCGTGACGGAAGTCAAGGGATACGGGCGCCAGAAGGGTCATACCGAGATCTACCGCGGCGCGGAATACGCCGTCAGCTTCCTGCCGAAGCTGAAAATCGAGGTCGCGGTGACGTCCGAGCTCGTCGCCAAGGCCATAGAAGCGATCACGACCGCCGCCCATACCGGCCAGATCGGCGACGGCAAGATTTTCGTCCTTCCCCTCGAGCAGACGATCCGCATCCGCACCGGCGAGCGCGACGCCGACGCGCTCTGA
- a CDS encoding ammonium transporter, protein MRLRLPRSLSAASTLVGAAIAAGLADPALAAGNAPVPNPGDTAWVLISSALVLMMSVPGLALFYGGLVRSKNMLSVLTQTFAIVALVGVVWTLYGYSLAFGDGGSLNAYIGGFNKLLMKGVDASSNAPTFTPGHVIPEYAYFVFQMTFAMITPALIIGAFAERIKFSAAFVFVLLWVTIIYFPVAHWVWGVADPNALVDAATKLAAAGTEEAKTAAQGEIDTLLGSVGWIAGGLAPWMHGTGALDFAGGTVVHINAGIAGFVGALILGKRIGYGKEALPPHSLTLSMVGASLLWVGWFGFNAGSNLEANGTTALAFVNTMVATAAAALSWLLTEWALKGKPSLLGLISGAVAGLVAVTPASGFAGPIGSIALGFIVSPISLFFVSKVKNLFGYDDSLDVFGVHAIGGITGALATGILVSPDLGGVGITDYTNIGENFAGKYDMAQQMISQATAVGATILYSGVGSAILYKIVDVVIGLRVAPDQEREGLDIAEHGERAYNY, encoded by the coding sequence ATGAGACTTCGTCTGCCTCGGAGCCTGTCTGCGGCTTCGACTCTCGTCGGCGCGGCGATCGCCGCGGGCCTCGCCGACCCCGCGCTCGCCGCCGGCAACGCGCCCGTCCCCAATCCCGGCGACACGGCCTGGGTGCTCATTTCCTCGGCGCTGGTGCTGATGATGTCCGTTCCGGGCCTCGCGCTGTTCTACGGCGGTCTGGTGCGCTCGAAGAACATGCTGTCCGTGCTCACGCAGACCTTCGCGATCGTCGCGCTGGTCGGCGTCGTGTGGACGCTCTACGGCTATTCGCTCGCCTTCGGCGACGGCGGCTCGCTCAACGCCTATATCGGCGGCTTCAACAAGCTGCTGATGAAGGGCGTCGACGCCTCCTCCAACGCGCCGACCTTCACCCCCGGCCATGTCATTCCCGAATACGCCTATTTCGTGTTCCAGATGACCTTCGCCATGATCACGCCGGCGCTCATCATCGGCGCCTTCGCCGAGCGCATCAAATTCTCGGCGGCCTTCGTGTTCGTGCTGCTGTGGGTGACGATCATCTACTTCCCGGTCGCGCATTGGGTTTGGGGCGTCGCCGATCCGAACGCTCTCGTCGATGCGGCCACCAAGCTCGCCGCCGCCGGAACGGAAGAGGCCAAGACCGCCGCTCAGGGCGAGATCGACACGCTGCTCGGCTCGGTCGGCTGGATCGCCGGCGGCCTCGCTCCTTGGATGCATGGCACCGGCGCGCTGGACTTTGCGGGCGGCACCGTCGTCCACATCAACGCGGGCATCGCCGGCTTCGTCGGCGCGCTGATCCTCGGCAAGCGCATCGGCTATGGCAAGGAGGCGCTGCCGCCTCACTCGCTGACGCTGTCCATGGTCGGCGCCTCGCTGCTGTGGGTGGGCTGGTTCGGCTTCAACGCCGGCTCCAACCTCGAGGCCAATGGAACGACGGCGCTCGCCTTCGTCAACACCATGGTGGCGACCGCTGCGGCGGCGCTCTCCTGGCTGCTGACGGAATGGGCGCTGAAGGGCAAGCCGTCGCTGCTCGGCCTCATCTCGGGGGCCGTCGCCGGCCTCGTCGCGGTGACCCCGGCCTCCGGCTTCGCCGGTCCGATCGGCTCCATCGCGCTCGGCTTCATCGTCTCGCCGATCAGCCTGTTCTTCGTCTCCAAGGTGAAGAACCTCTTCGGCTATGACGACTCGCTCGACGTGTTCGGCGTGCACGCCATAGGCGGGATCACCGGCGCCCTGGCCACGGGCATTCTGGTGAGCCCGGACCTCGGCGGCGTCGGGATCACCGACTACACCAACATCGGCGAGAATTTCGCCGGCAAATACGACATGGCGCAGCAGATGATCTCGCAGGCGACGGCCGTCGGCGCGACGATCCTCTACTCGGGCGTCGGCTCAGCGATCCTCTACAAGATCGTCGACGTGGTGATCGGCCTGCGCGTCGCTCCCGACCAGGAGCGCGAGGGCCTCGACATCGCCGAGCACGGCGAGCGCGCCTACAACTACTGA
- a CDS encoding class I SAM-dependent methyltransferase — translation MSRPGAAFDAAAHFDEASATRYDRRIRSFCPTYDALHHMMAAWLSRLPERAEFLSAGSGTGAEILALGRRFPLWRFTAVDVSSDMTTACRNRVAAAGMAERVAYFEGRLQEFRSATSFDAASSIFVSHFIAGREEKLAYFRAISSLLKPGGSFILADLHGERASREFGALLEAWLTSYASHGVETTELDADRAHIENDIAFVSESELLELLREAGFDAPIRFYQTFLFGGWATTKRV, via the coding sequence ATGTCACGGCCGGGCGCCGCATTCGATGCGGCGGCGCATTTCGACGAGGCTTCCGCGACGCGCTACGATCGGCGCATTCGATCGTTCTGTCCGACCTATGACGCGTTGCATCACATGATGGCGGCTTGGCTCTCGCGCCTGCCGGAGCGCGCCGAATTTCTCTCCGCCGGCTCCGGAACGGGCGCCGAGATTCTCGCTCTCGGCCGCCGCTTTCCTCTTTGGCGCTTCACCGCGGTCGACGTCTCGAGTGATATGACGACGGCTTGCCGCAACCGTGTCGCCGCCGCGGGCATGGCGGAGCGCGTCGCCTATTTCGAGGGGCGTCTGCAGGAGTTTCGATCGGCGACGTCCTTCGACGCCGCTTCGTCGATATTCGTGTCGCACTTCATCGCGGGGCGGGAGGAGAAGCTCGCTTATTTCCGTGCGATCTCGTCACTGCTGAAGCCGGGAGGATCATTCATCCTCGCCGATCTCCATGGCGAAAGGGCTTCGCGGGAATTCGGCGCGCTGTTGGAGGCTTGGCTGACCTCCTATGCCTCGCATGGCGTCGAGACGACCGAATTGGACGCGGATCGCGCCCATATCGAGAATGACATCGCCTTTGTTTCCGAGAGCGAATTGCTCGAATTGCTGCGCGAGGCGGGCTTCGACGCGCCGATCCGCTTCTATCAGACCTTCCTCTTCGGCGGCTGGGCGACGACGAAACGAGTCTGA
- the hrcA gene encoding heat-inducible transcriptional repressor HrcA, producing MIRMGHPLPPAGAQSFANLGDRPREIFRQIVDTYLSSGDPVGSRQLSRLLPMALSPASVRNVMQDLEELGLVYAPHTSAGRMPTELGLRFFVDSLLQIGDVAEDERAQIEAQVEAASKDHDLEGVLAEATSLLSGLTRGAAVVVTSKDNARLKQIEFVRLEPERALAILVGEDGSVENRVLQVPRDLPASSLIEAANYLNSRIRGLTLGQVRSEIEDARKAAQTELDELTARLVDAGLASWGGAGAEHRQLIVRGQANLLEDLTAMADLDRIRLLFSDLETKTEVIDLLERAETGEGVRIFIGSENRLFSLSGSSMIAAPLRDGNKRIVGALGIIGPTRLNYARIVPMVDYTAKVVARVVGG from the coding sequence ATGATCCGCATGGGCCATCCGCTCCCTCCCGCCGGCGCGCAGAGCTTCGCCAATCTCGGCGACCGGCCACGCGAAATCTTTCGCCAGATCGTCGACACCTATTTGTCGAGCGGCGATCCCGTCGGCTCGCGCCAGCTGTCGCGGCTGCTGCCCATGGCGCTGTCGCCGGCCTCGGTGCGCAATGTGATGCAGGATTTGGAGGAGCTCGGCCTCGTCTATGCGCCGCACACCAGCGCCGGCCGCATGCCCACCGAGCTCGGCCTGCGCTTTTTCGTCGATTCTCTGCTGCAGATCGGCGACGTCGCCGAGGATGAGCGCGCCCAGATCGAGGCGCAGGTGGAGGCCGCCTCCAAGGACCATGACCTCGAGGGCGTGCTGGCCGAGGCGACGAGCCTGCTCTCTGGCCTCACCCGCGGCGCCGCCGTGGTGGTGACGAGCAAGGACAATGCGCGGCTGAAGCAGATCGAGTTCGTGCGCCTCGAGCCGGAGCGCGCGCTCGCCATTCTCGTCGGCGAGGACGGCTCGGTCGAAAATCGCGTGCTGCAGGTGCCGCGCGATCTGCCGGCCTCCTCGCTGATCGAGGCGGCCAATTATCTCAACTCCCGCATTCGCGGCCTCACCCTCGGTCAGGTTCGTTCCGAGATAGAGGATGCGCGCAAGGCGGCGCAGACCGAGCTCGATGAATTGACCGCTCGGCTCGTCGACGCTGGGCTCGCGAGCTGGGGCGGGGCGGGGGCGGAGCATCGCCAGCTGATCGTGCGCGGCCAGGCCAATCTGCTCGAGGATCTGACCGCCATGGCCGATCTCGATCGCATCCGCCTGCTGTTCTCCGATCTCGAGACGAAGACGGAGGTCATCGATCTTCTGGAGCGCGCCGAGACCGGCGAGGGTGTGCGTATCTTCATCGGCTCGGAGAATCGGCTGTTCTCGCTCTCCGGCTCCTCGATGATCGCCGCGCCTTTGCGCGACGGCAATAAACGCATCGTCGGCGCGCTCGGCATCATCGGCCCGACGCGGCTCAATTATGCGCGCATCGTACCCATGGTGGATTACACGGCGAAGGTGGTGGCGCGCGTCGTCGGCGGTTAG
- a CDS encoding patatin-like phospholipase family protein yields the protein MRDEILVDLALQGGGAHGAFTWGVLDRLIEEPWLRIDGVSGTSAGAMNAAALIHGFSQGGVEGARAAMEEFWRRVAAVARFSPLQRSPLDMLLGRWTLDNSPAFLAMDLSSRLVSPYDLNPAGANPLRDILCETIDFERLARSPIKLFVTATNVRTGRARVFRNADLSAEALLASACLPTMFQAIEIDGEAYWDGGYAGNPTITPLVRECASQDTILVQVNPIERKETPRSAIDILNRLNEISFNSPLLKELRMIALLREVADPGHSEGPRWASMRIHAIATDMAAELSASSKLIAEWDFLLMLREEGRRRAEAFLERNGDALGKRSSFDLAAMLNYV from the coding sequence ATGCGAGACGAAATCCTCGTCGATCTGGCTTTGCAGGGCGGCGGCGCGCATGGGGCCTTCACCTGGGGCGTTCTCGATCGGCTGATCGAGGAGCCCTGGCTGCGCATAGACGGTGTCTCCGGCACTTCCGCCGGCGCGATGAACGCCGCCGCGCTCATCCATGGATTCTCGCAGGGCGGCGTCGAGGGCGCGCGCGCAGCGATGGAGGAGTTCTGGCGGCGCGTCGCCGCCGTGGCGCGGTTCAGTCCTTTGCAGCGCAGCCCGCTGGATATGCTGCTCGGCCGCTGGACGCTCGACAATTCGCCGGCCTTTCTCGCCATGGATTTGTCCTCGCGGCTCGTCTCGCCCTATGACCTCAATCCCGCCGGCGCCAATCCGCTGCGCGACATATTATGCGAGACCATCGATTTCGAGCGTCTGGCGCGATCGCCGATCAAGCTCTTCGTGACGGCGACCAATGTGCGCACCGGCCGCGCGCGCGTCTTTCGCAACGCCGACCTTTCCGCCGAGGCGCTGCTCGCCTCCGCCTGCCTGCCGACCATGTTCCAGGCGATCGAAATCGACGGCGAGGCCTATTGGGACGGCGGCTACGCCGGCAATCCGACCATCACGCCGCTCGTGCGAGAATGCGCGTCGCAGGACACGATTTTGGTGCAGGTCAATCCGATCGAGCGCAAGGAGACGCCGCGCAGCGCGATCGATATTTTGAACCGGCTGAACGAGATTTCCTTCAACTCGCCATTGCTCAAAGAGCTGCGCATGATCGCGCTGCTGCGCGAGGTCGCCGATCCCGGCCATAGCGAGGGCCCACGCTGGGCCTCCATGCGCATTCACGCCATTGCGACGGACATGGCCGCGGAGCTGTCGGCCTCCTCCAAGCTGATCGCCGAATGGGATTTCCTGCTGATGCTGCGAGAGGAAGGACGGCGCCGCGCGGAGGCGTTTCTCGAGCGCAATGGCGATGCGCTGGGGAAGCGCTCGAGCTTCGATCTCGCCGCTATGCTGAATTATGTGTGA
- a CDS encoding glycosyltransferase has protein sequence MNDARAMKDAASLPLAGRHVAIVHPAWHSCGTYRVVLGQVAAYRALGARVAPVAICDLPGFTPDRAWRWRAFVEATPELSRGERWFGGASFHAFAAPRFLRDVLWPYLHGDQAIIRAGVAERAELPLGLMDRRFDLVHCNHFFLMSVAKRLARGAPIMLDSHDLQARQFALMNEHTPWLPPRVTYEQMLARELELMRGADLLLHLNAQEYDDFRALLPEKEHALLYPSAPEAPLGPGGEDILLVASNNSANVDSVCWFLREALGDTKIPHLRIVGNVDAGVKARDPALYAAHRACFVGRVDDPGAAYATARLVLLPTISGHGLSIKTVEALASGLPLVSTTHAFRGMHVDLARFADVTIADSAEDFARALKAAAADARVPSETQRAASEMRRVYDAHFSLDAYRANLAALAPTLIGARHT, from the coding sequence ATGAACGACGCCCGAGCGATGAAGGACGCCGCTTCTCTGCCGCTCGCCGGGCGTCATGTCGCCATTGTGCATCCGGCGTGGCATTCCTGCGGCACCTATCGCGTCGTGCTGGGGCAGGTGGCCGCCTATCGCGCGCTCGGCGCGCGCGTCGCGCCGGTCGCCATATGCGATCTGCCCGGCTTCACGCCGGATCGCGCCTGGCGATGGCGCGCTTTCGTCGAGGCGACGCCGGAGCTATCGCGAGGCGAGCGCTGGTTCGGCGGCGCGTCTTTCCACGCATTCGCGGCGCCGCGCTTTCTGCGCGATGTGCTCTGGCCCTATCTGCACGGCGATCAGGCGATCATTCGCGCTGGCGTCGCCGAGCGCGCGGAGCTGCCGCTGGGCCTCATGGATCGCCGCTTCGATCTCGTGCATTGTAATCATTTCTTCCTGATGTCGGTCGCGAAGCGCCTCGCGCGCGGCGCGCCCATAATGCTCGACAGCCATGATCTGCAAGCGCGTCAATTCGCGCTGATGAACGAGCATACGCCCTGGCTGCCGCCGCGCGTGACCTATGAGCAAATGCTCGCCCGCGAGCTCGAGCTGATGCGCGGCGCCGATCTTCTGCTGCATCTCAATGCACAGGAATATGATGATTTCCGCGCGCTGCTGCCGGAAAAAGAGCATGCGCTGCTCTATCCGAGCGCGCCGGAAGCGCCGCTCGGCCCCGGCGGCGAGGATATTCTGCTCGTCGCCAGCAACAACAGCGCCAATGTCGATAGCGTCTGCTGGTTCCTGCGCGAGGCGCTCGGCGATACGAAAATTCCGCATTTGCGCATCGTCGGCAATGTCGACGCCGGCGTGAAGGCGCGCGATCCTGCGCTCTATGCGGCGCACCGCGCGTGCTTCGTCGGCCGCGTCGACGATCCGGGCGCCGCTTATGCGACCGCGCGTCTCGTGCTGCTGCCGACGATCAGCGGCCACGGCCTCTCCATCAAGACGGTGGAGGCGCTGGCGAGCGGCTTGCCGCTCGTCTCGACGACTCACGCCTTTCGCGGAATGCATGTCGATCTCGCGCGCTTTGCCGATGTGACGATCGCCGACAGCGCGGAAGATTTCGCGCGCGCGTTGAAGGCCGCGGCCGCCGATGCGCGCGTTCCGAGCGAGACGCAGCGCGCGGCGAGCGAGATGCGCCGCGTCTATGACGCGCATTTCTCGCTCGACGCCTATCGCGCCAATCTCGCCGCTCTGGCGCCGACGCTCATCGGCGCGCGTCACACATAA
- a CDS encoding glycosyltransferase has product MVHAAWHSCGSYQVNVSQLEAYRALGARTISVALMDAPAPRPPRGPRWEAYFAASADLPADKRYFCGPSRLAALSPSFLAYAWWRLIHGDQATWLVELAKLVALPPGLADEKVDLVHANHYFTLPFVARLLRGRNTPVMVETQDIQARQYILRNQGGFFLPPYVTYDDMLSIELEWMRAADLCIHLNEEERAEFARLLPQARHRLVYPAIAPVPCGPGGERIIIVASDNYGNFVSLRWFLREVAPLAPSVEVEIYGNIDSGVKRLDKVLYESHRALFKGRIDDIGAVYAQAACVLLPTIEGHGLSVKAVEAMASGAPLIATRRAFRGMAIDPERLGNVILADEVADFAAALREIGQRREAGAREVSDTRRLYDDMFSPAAYARALHETAAPLLAQ; this is encoded by the coding sequence GTGGTTCACGCCGCCTGGCATTCCTGCGGCAGCTATCAGGTCAATGTCAGCCAGCTCGAGGCCTATCGCGCGCTCGGAGCGCGGACGATTTCCGTCGCTCTGATGGACGCGCCGGCCCCGCGGCCGCCGCGCGGGCCGCGCTGGGAGGCCTATTTCGCCGCCTCCGCCGATCTTCCGGCCGACAAGCGCTATTTCTGCGGGCCGAGCCGGCTCGCCGCTCTCTCGCCGTCCTTTCTCGCCTATGCGTGGTGGCGGCTGATCCATGGCGATCAGGCGACCTGGCTCGTCGAGCTCGCCAAGCTCGTCGCTCTTCCTCCCGGCCTCGCGGACGAGAAGGTCGATCTCGTGCATGCGAATCATTACTTCACGCTGCCCTTTGTTGCTCGACTGCTTCGTGGAAGAAATACGCCGGTCATGGTCGAGACGCAGGACATACAAGCGCGACAATATATTCTGCGCAATCAGGGCGGCTTTTTCCTCCCGCCCTACGTGACCTATGACGACATGTTGTCGATAGAGCTCGAGTGGATGCGCGCGGCGGATCTCTGCATACATCTCAATGAGGAGGAGCGGGCGGAGTTCGCCCGTCTGCTGCCGCAGGCGCGGCATCGCCTCGTCTATCCCGCCATCGCGCCGGTTCCCTGCGGGCCGGGCGGCGAGCGCATCATCATCGTGGCCAGCGACAATTACGGAAATTTCGTCAGCCTGCGCTGGTTCCTGCGCGAGGTCGCGCCGCTCGCCCCTAGCGTCGAGGTGGAGATCTACGGCAATATCGATTCGGGCGTGAAGCGCCTCGACAAAGTGCTCTACGAGTCTCACCGCGCGCTGTTCAAGGGGCGCATCGACGATATCGGCGCCGTCTATGCGCAGGCCGCCTGCGTGCTGCTGCCGACGATCGAAGGGCATGGCCTCTCGGTGAAGGCGGTGGAGGCGATGGCGAGCGGCGCGCCGCTCATCGCCACGCGCCGGGCGTTTCGCGGCATGGCCATCGATCCCGAGCGGCTCGGCAATGTCATTCTCGCCGATGAGGTCGCCGATTTCGCCGCCGCCCTGCGCGAGATCGGCCAGCGTCGCGAAGCAGGCGCGCGCGAAGTCTCCGACACGCGCCGCCTCTATGACGATATGTTCAGCCCCGCCGCCTATGCGCGCGCACTGCACGAGACGGCCGCGCCGTTGCTCGCGCAATGA